ATGAGCGAGAGATCGACACAAAACATttagtaaattaataattataaagcaGTGTTGATTCTGTATCTTCCAGATATGAATTCTGTGTAACATTGTAGATGTCagatatatatatcattattctTTATTTAGGCTTTATTTAGTCAATTATAATCAGGTTTGTGTCAGAAAAGTACACAAGTATTAGGTTAACTGATGTTATGTGATGTGCACGAGGCTCAAAATCATCTGTGCTTCTCTTAACCAATCTTAATAgcagctgttaatgccatccccAATACAATATCTCCTGTAGACTTGCTTTTGTGACAGTGCAGTATCCAGATTGACTGTTGTCTGGTTGTTACAGTCCCTGTGGCCAATAAGAGAGACACGCGCTCCATCGAGGAAGCCATGAACGAGATCCGAGCCAAGAAAAGGCAGAAGAAAGGCGAGGAGGACGGCGCTGGCAGCAGTGTGTGATCAGATGTTATACAGAGGAGCGATGGAGCAGCAAGCTTCAGATGAACGGCGGGGTTCAGGAAGTGTCAGGCACATAAAGGCAGTGCAGAGCTGCTTTCATATTACTGTCCCAAATCATCTGTTTTTAGGATAAACCCAAACATGTGGTGTGTAATGTTGCAAGTCCCCTGTGTTTTGTCATGATGCTCTTTTTAAAGTTAGGAATGGTTTTAGGATCGTTTTCTGGAGAGAGTCCTATTTATTGCCTGGACATAACTGTGTTTGTCTGACTCGAGGCCATGTCATGTTAATTTTAAGTCATGAAACAGAAACAGTGTGTGCTTGAACTAGGAGCTGTTTCTTCTTACTGTTTActtgctttgttttaaaataaatttggttgAGGACTGTTTTTAAGTGATCTTGTTCTTTTATGTACAGTAGAGCTGTTGTATTGTGTGAGTCTCACCTACATCTAACATCCATTTAGACCTGTGTTTAAACTATTGTGTCTGTTTATATGGACTAGATTGAATCGAACGTGATGTTAGATGGGATTTTAGTCCGTTATAatgacacacaaaaaatatatattattttaaaataaagattcagAATCAGTTCTGCTGAGAACAAACCCTATTCACAGTCTCTGTAGTGATTGATGCAGTTATTTACCCTTATTGTGTTTTTGGAAGACAAATTGGGCAAATAAAACTGTGTTGtgtcataaatataatttacatcatTTTATCATTTTCTTAACATTCTTTCTTAattctttcaacatttgtttttataacaatacaccatactttcacccaaaatgaaaaattaaaaagtttaaatgggtaaataaatatttgttatacttaattttcttttctggcataattgttaaaacactaGACATTATCGTTGTTGTTAAAACTTTTGGcatgcttattctgtgcattttgaacaagttttgtgtaaaatcatatttatttttccatcaaaagtgtgctttcactttaattgagcgTGAGTAGCAAAGCAAACATAGACCGGATGCCGAAACCCCCGCTTCACTGCTGTTCACGCGACGCTCCGGCTTCACGCTCACGCGCTGCTCCTGGTCCCGGTGTGAATGCACTCATTTATTAACATGGACGCCGAAAAAATACGCGCTGCTCGCGCGCCGCTCACGCTTGCGGTGTGAAACAGGggtaacagtttttacctaacaactaaataataaataatgtaattatattttaataataaataaaaataatagaagatataatataattagaatagagtgcaagtgttagagggtcaaattattattataaatttaaccTTTAACCtggttttataattgtattttttgtttatattattatatttattattatttttattacaacctCTCGCTCATCTGTCTCGCGATAACTGCAACTGCGCACTTCACGAGATCCCGTTGGCCTCGCGGTATTGTAAACAAACGTGTGATCGTAGTTCCACCAAGGGCTGGATCGGACAAGCTCCTCGAGAGAAACCGACTCGGATCAATGAGCTGTAAGCGTCGAGAGAGCGTTTTCGGGAGAAAAGGCGCCGTGTTTCATCGATTTGATCGGAATCACAGTGAAGTCTCGAGTGAGTGAGAGATCAGCTGGATCGAGTGATTAGCCGCTAGCGCTAACATACAGAGGAAACAACAGTCCTCTGAAACTACACTTCAAAAAcggtactgtgtgtgtgtgtgtgtgtgtgtgtgtgtgtgtgtgtgtgtgtgtgtgagtgtgtgtgtgtgtgtgtgtgtgtgtgtgtgtgtgtgtgtgtgtgtgtgtgtgtgtgtgtgtgtgtgtgtcagttaacAATTGGCGGCAGAAATGGGCTTAGGAAGTTGTAATTGTATTTTGTGGATATAACGTTATATAGCAATAACGTTTGTTCAGACTTCAGATTTGTTTTACTGTTTCCTGTAATCATCCAGGGCTATCGAAAAGCGTAACATAGTAACGTTATCTACTAATGTATGTTAGGCCTTGTTTCTTGTTGAAAACCTCTTGGCACTGTACTCTTTGCGTGTGTTTTGATACTCGGGATGGCAAGCACTTGTGAAATAGCCGGATATGTTTGAGTAACACAGTCAAAGAAACGGAACTATAAACACATTTATGTAAAGATGACGACAATAAAACATTAGCGACACGTCGTGTGAAGGGTTAATGAGGTGCAGTTTCATACGTCCCAACATCTGAGAAGTGTGACGTCACTGTCCGGGAATGTTAGCGCatcataattaatgttttaaactgaGGAGTTAGTTTTGAGGTCTGAAACCCGCAGTATGTCTTTATTGTGGAGTGACCTCTGAGATGTGTGAACATCAAGAGCATTTGATTCTTGTCTTCATGAAGTGACAATCACAGTTCATCTCTAAAATCTCAGCCTTGATGATGAGGAACCAGAACTTCCTGCTCTTCATCTGATCCAGCAGCTCCCGAACACGTGGGATGactctcagacactgcttgtGTCGCATGTCCTGTCCCATTTCTTTATGAATTAAACCCTGTCACAGTAGATCATTCAGCTGCTGTCAAACCTTCACAGATCTGAACGAGAGACACTTGTCTCAAGCAGTTTCACTTCCTCACAGTTTGTTGATGACGCGTGGAAACCACAGATTCCTCACAGAGCCTTTCATTCCTGGGGTTAATCATTCATTGAAGATGAGTAAAGTGCAGGTCTCAGAACGGCTTGATGACATCAGATCAGGAGTGGCTTTCTTCTAAGGACGTTTTTAAGCAATAAAGCACAGAAGAAGATCAAGGAAATCATCTCAGAGCACTACTTGCTGAAAGGACCTCCGTTTAATAATCCAGAAGGTGCTCTTTGGTTGGGTTCAAACTTGTGTCTATAGAAAATAATAAGACAAGGCACTTCTTCCGGctccaaaatattaaaaatacctTTGCTTCTTATTTTCTACAGACCGAAGAAGATAATTTGaaagattaaaaacattaaatgtgcTTTTAAAGCATATTAAAGCTATTAAAACTGCTTTGGGCAggtcattgaaataaaaaattctccttatctgttttctaaatgcatctgtgccattttttatttttataaaaattgttttaatgtttttatattctgGTGAAATTGATGCCTGCTGGATTTCTGCTTAAACCCACAAAAGTATTGCAAGATGAGTGCCACGCCCACTTTTCACAAGCCAATCAACATCCACATCCCTCCCTACATATATTTCACTTAGATGTACGTCACAATATGGAAAAAAAGAGAGCGATCTGGTGCTACTTTTGTCCTGTGGCAACTTTAAAAGTAGCTCACCGCAGTGCTGTAACTCACACAAATGAAATCATTCATAattaacatttgtgtgtgtgtgtgtgtgttagcacaTGACCGATCCACTCACAGAGCCTTCATCCTGAGGGGAGAGGGTTATGTGCTTTCttagaaaccagttattttaaagcTAAAGCATGATTGCTGTGTTCAGGCCTGCTTCTCTCTGTAGACCAGGTCAGACTGGAGATGTTTGATGGTGAAGGTGTTGAACTCGTGTGTCTGTGCAGGTCTCCGTCGCTCTGGTTCAGGATGGTGTCTGTGGAGAGCGTGTCCGTCCTAGTCTTCTTCTGCACTGTGGCGCCGTCTCCTGGTCAGGCGTATATATATGCTGTAAGTGTCTGGTTTTAGGCGTTTTCTAGATGTTTTTATGATATCGAGCAGCATTCGGTGTGTATTTAATGAAGTGGGGTTGATTGCTGTATAATGCCTCTTCTCTCTTCTGTGCAGCATTACAATAACATGACCTCCATGCTGTTCGAGGATCTGCCCGCTCTCTTCGGCTCTCCTCTGCCAAAAGATGGACTTGAGGTAATGAATCTCTACTCCTGGACATTAATACTGTGACTGAGTAGGAGTGACTGacttctctttccttctctctctctctctctctctctctctctctctgtttctctctcgctctgtctctcaattcaattaattatgtgctttattggcatgacaattATTACAATGTATTGACAAAGCATAGTGTTTACACTGAAtctagaacatatatatatatatatatatatatgcaacaacaacatgtatgtatatacattaaAGAAAGTAGAACAGTGTGGGCTCATCGCTGATTTGTCGACTCCTCCCTCTTTTTGTGACAGGCATCAATGTATCTGTCGTCTTTCACTGCACGCAGATATTCTGCAGTTGTGTAGTCTCTGTTTAGGGCCAAATAGCATTCAAGTTTTAGTTTTTCTGTTGTCTCAGTCCAGTAAGTTGTGCTTTTACAATTTGTTTGGGCTGAACTGTGTGAATGGGTATTTCAGAGTCTGGCTGGTGTTAGTTGTGATAGTTTGCTTCTGCAGCTTCAGGATCATCTGAATCAGGGGATTTTTTCAGGGTTCACTTCATGGTGTTTAAGGGCTTTAAACTGGTAAGAGTTGGGGTCGCTCATTTCTAGGTGTTCCAGAATGTGATGGCTGGTTTCTCACTGTGCATTAGTAGAGGGTATTGGCCTAATTCTGCGCTGCATGTGTTGTTCGTAGTGTTCCTCTGGACTCTGAGGAGACTCTTACAGAACTCAGCATGCAGGGCTTCAGTCAGAGTTTtgtcccatttttcaaaattggtgattcaGGAGAGGACCCCACACCTCACTGCCATATAAAGCAGTAGGTTCAGTGACTGATGGGAATATTTTGAGCCAGATTCGAATCGGTATTTCAATTTGTAGAGATTTTGCAAGCAGATATTCTGGTTTTGTTTTGGTTGATGTATTTGTGGATCAGGGTGAAGATGTGGTCTGATGTTCTCTGTCTTCATCTCACATAGTGCACATATGtattaacagaaagaaaaagaataataaaaatatatgaagtaTTAAGCATGTAGTGCCAAATGGGGGTCACTGGGTTTCAAGAATTGAGTTGCCCTTTGTTGTATGTTTATAATTGGAGGATATTTTCCTAATTCTGCCCTGCATgtgtgtatttctctctctctctctctcagggtgTGCTGGTAGAAGCTCGTCCTCAGAACGCCTGTGTGTCTATAGATCCTCCTCCAGTTTCTCCCACAGCGTCTGATCTCAACAGCACTAAATACATCGTCCTCATCCGACGCTACGACTGTAACTTTGATATCAAGGTTAATGTTCCTGCACAGCTGCACTATTACAGTACATTACAAAATATCCTTCATACAAATAATATGTCAATTGAcaaggatatatatatacacaactaaAAGCATGTGACAATAGACAATGTATCcttgagaaaaagaagaaatactTATTATGACTAAATACTTGGTACTTATTCTGgaattaatatactttaaaataatatgtgTCCCcacagcacaaaagcagtcttgagtctcggggtgtatttgtagaaacacccaaaaaatacattgtatgggtcaaaattatgcagctctctttaatgccaaaaatcattaggatattgagtaaagatatttagtaaatttcctactgtaaatatatcaaaacttaattactgattagtaatatgcatttctaataacttcatctgaacaactttaaaggtgattttctcaatatttagatttttggctccctcagattccagatttataatagttgtatctcagacaaatattgtcctccgaacaaaccacacatcaatggagagatcatttattcagattATATAAAATCATCTAGAGtgctttttgacccacttaagtagggCTTCAGTACATCTTtaagtaataataacaacaacaaaaaaacaatatatgaaaTATACTTTAATTTCTATTGAAATGTGTTTGTCATGCGCttacaaatgtataattataaatgtaatgataaTCACAAACAGTCTGAGATGTATTAAATTCAAACGTAGTGtcaagtttagtcaaataaaaataaaaataaaagtaataaagtaataaaaataagtaataaaatcaaaataagtgTTCACGTTTGAAGCATTAGAAGGAAATGATCAAAGCAGAATGATTATGAAGCATGCCTGAAAAGCAAAACTTTTAATTTGTGATTTAGTTAACTGTGTAAAGTACACTTAGGCAGccttttgatttattaataatcTGCAAGtagttgttttactttttatgtacctATAAATCTGAAGCGCTCTTCTTCCTCACAAGGACATGTTATCTGGTGTCAAGCCTTGTGTGTGTGCCACAGATGTGCTTCCTGAGTACCAGAATATGAGAGCAGTACTGTTTTTTGATTATTGTGTCTTCTAGGTGCTCCATGCACAGCAGGCAGGATTCAGCGCAGCCATAGTTCACAACGTGTACTCTAATTCACTTCTCAGTATGGGATACAGCaatggtgagacacacacacactgcactctTATTAGTAGCTGAAAACAAACAAGTACTCATTAATAAATGAACAGACGAGCAGTGGTGGATGTGTAGGATGAGTGGTGTCTGAAGTCTATCATTGACCCTTACTGAAGAGGGTTGAAGACGTTTGTTGTAAGACTCATACTCAATCATATTTGTCCATCTTGTTCCTGTGTAGACACGATCATGGAGAAGATCGAGATCCCTTCTGTGTTCACGAGCTACTACGCGTCTCAGATCCTGCGCAGCATCATCATCCCAGAGAAAGGGTGAGAAGGACATCGGCTACATACAGAGAATTAGAAATATGAGTAGAAAGGGATAGAAATATGAATAGAAACACATCTACATTCTCAGAAAAACAGGTACAGCATCAGTCAATGGGGCATTACCTTTTCAAAGGGACacttttgtacatattttacccCTGGAGGAGTTATTTTAGTCTTTCAAAATACAGTATAGTACctaaaagttaaatttttttgaaaaggTCCTGCCTCCAAGACTGAGAGTGTATGCCATAATTTTAGTAAATGATGAGTAGTGAGTGATCAAAGCTATGAAATAACAAATATGGGCacgtggaaatgttttttttgttttttcacatgcTAAAATATCTCTGCATAGTTTAGTTTCTGACGATTTCCTCTTTGGATGCTCTCTTAAAACTCTTTCAACTCTCTGCTATCTTTTATTACACATGGATGTGTGAgagatgtttgtttatttattacatttttttaatttgtaacagAATCAATCTTGAGCATTTATATTCGTGTACAAATCTAATTTCACTCAGAGAGCATTGTGTGCTAAACCTAAGTCCTATGTCCAGGATTTTAAGAGGTTTTTACTGATTTTGAATGACTTTATAACCGTCTCGAAGGTGTTTTGATGTTTTTACGCTTGTGTGTGTGACTTTATTTGTTGACCTCTGTGCTGTAGGGCTTTTGTGATTCTGAAGCCCGAGTTCTCCTTCCCTCTGTCCTACTATCTCATCCCCTTCACTGGAGTAGTGGGCATTATCATCCTGGTCATGGTCATCATACTGGTCAGTGCTGCTCGACTGCTGTAGAAACACCTGAATGATGTGTACTAGACCCATGCATGAAAGCACAGGTGTCTACAACATGGTTTCAAATGTGCACAAATCCGGAAGTATTGAAAAGAGTGTTGTTGTGATGTAATAAAAGTGTAGTCTGGGTGGCAGCTGTATAGTGGATGAAGTGTTCATGATGTGTTCTCCTCCTGGCTGCTTTAGATTGTGCGCTGCATGCAGCACAGGAAGAGACTTCAGAAAAACAGACTCTCCAAACAACAGCTGAAGAAAATCCCCACTCACAAGTTTGTTAAAGGTGAGCGGAAGAGACTTCGTTAAAGGTCTAACCAGCGTTAAACAGGTGGCTGACGATCAAGTCCAAAATATAGTCAAGTTTGCAtgttaattctacaatatacatagAGATTTATCAGAACTGCGTGGTGGAAATCATAGAAGTTACcattttcttacttttttcttttcttcttttttagggCATACCAAGGATATTAGTtaaactaaaaacattaaaacaacacttttgttaaaataaatgttaactgaaataagatacaagaaaaaaaaaaaacttttcacatttccatttaaaattaaagctgaaataaaaatgtattaaaaatatatagacaatagacattttttaaaaactaatcaCAAATGCACAGCAGTGTGACTAAAACTTTTACTTAAATTAACACGGaagtagaaaatgtaaaaattcaaaattaattaatataataattaataaataataacaattcaaaatataacaaaaactataatagtatgtgGAAGATGCTGTAATAACACTGGCATGCAGCACTTACTCAAACGTGTGATGTGGCACTTTTCCAGATTGTTCTGTCGCTCTAATAACGGTGTGTTGTTCTCAGGTGATAGTTATGATGTGTGTGCGATCTGCCTGGATGAGTATGAAGAGGGAGACAAGCTGAGAGTGCTGCCGTGTTCTCACGgtaagagaaaacacacacacacacacacacacacacacacacacacacacacacacacacacgcacgcacacacacgcatgcaagCATTAGACATGCTTTAGTTTGACATTCAGTGCATTTAGAGCTGATCGGAGCCGAACTGGAGGTGTCTCACACATATAACCGTGAGGACCATTTAACCAAAGAAAAACAGCAGAGAATGGCTGCAGGAAAAAGCACTGATTTCAATCACAAGATTACAGCCAGAATGAGTGCAAAGTGTTCTTtcttttgtttcatgtttttaagaatctctttatttgtgaaaaaaataaaataaaaatcaagggaTTGATTACAAAATAAAGAAGCTGCATGTgatatcatatacatatatatcagcCATCCCGCTCTTTGGTTTCAAAGAATCGtcgatcaataaataaataaacaaattggtCAACATCTCgtgatttgttttctttgtattgtcTTCTTAAACTCTGTAAATCCATATGTAGAAATGTTCCTGCACATTAAGTAACCAAAACTGATTtagtaaatattatgtaaaataaatgggAATCCCATTGCATAAATTATGCATgttatttactatatttaaatgaaataatgttttaacaTAAAGTGCTTATCAAAAGTGTGGAAACCGTATTATATATCATTGTTTATAATGAACTCTCTTCTGCATGTATTTGGtggtaaaaacactaatattgtgaaatattaaaacaattcaaAGCAGTCTTTCGCAtcacatgctccttcagaaatccttctcaTTGTAAAAACCGTGGTTTTAAAGAGATCTCACACAGCGTTTTAAAGTTATTTAGTGTCTGTGTTCAGGATCCCCTAACATCATCATTGTGTTTGTGTCCCGTGGTTCAGCGTACCACTGCAGGTGTGTGGACCCCTGGCTCACCCAAACGAAGAAAACCTGCCCGGTGTGCAAGCAGCGAGTGACCCGTCCCGACCCCGAGTCTTCAGACTCcgacagagaggaagaggaagaggaggcagACTCTGAGCGCACGCCTCTCCTCCGGCCCCCCGCCGCCTCCAGCCCGCCTCACACATACTCCTCCACGGTCACCACCTCCGCACAGTGTCTGCAGCCGGACGAGCCCCCGCTGGGGGGGGACCAGCACCACTCGCCCGTCCAGGACTCGGAGGAAGACACTGATGATGATGGAGACACCACAGCGCTCATGGGACGGGGCGCACTGCGAGTCTGAGGACTTGATCAGAACAGCTTCTCCACTCCAGTCTTCATGGAGATTTGCATCCGTCTCGTTCTTCACTAGCTACACTACACAGCttcacacatttgtgtgtttCACTAAATCATCTTTCCCCTAAAACTTGGTCCGTGTCCAAAAGAGAAGCTGACGTTCTGAAGTGAAGGAGGCAGAATAGCCCATCCCTAAACCGATCCGTTCAGAAGCGATCATTGCGTCCcgctcgtgtcgttccaaacccacgAGACGTTCATTCATCTCTTGAACACAAATCAAGATGCGTGTCGTATTCCCTCATCTGTTGGAAGGCCGCTTTCATTGAACGTGTCGTCTTCATGTGTGTTTTGAAGACGGATGagagtcttatgggtttggagcaacatgatgGAAAGCAAATGACTATTTTAATTTCTGGTGGATTGATAGTCAGTTTGTGGAAAAGAGCAGCCTCCTTATTCTGCTAAAGATCTCCATTTGTGTTtcactgaaaataaacaaaacacaaggGCGGGTAAATAGTGACACATTTCTCAAAATTCATCTAAGTTGGTGGTTCTTGGCTGATCATCATTTATGTGCAATACAGACAGGTTTGTAAatgaacactttattttatttaatttataatccaGAGGCCACACAGAAATCATCAGTGTCCtggttttatgttatttttagtaAACCCCTGCATAACTCAACCTGCGAT
The sequence above is drawn from the Carassius auratus strain Wakin chromosome 5, ASM336829v1, whole genome shotgun sequence genome and encodes:
- the LOC113085700 gene encoding E3 ubiquitin-protein ligase RNF167-like, with amino-acid sequence MVSVESVSVLVFFCTVAPSPGQAYIYAHYNNMTSMLFEDLPALFGSPLPKDGLEGVLVEARPQNACVSIDPPPVSPTASDLNSTKYIVLIRRYDCNFDIKVLHAQQAGFSAAIVHNVYSNSLLSMGYSNDTIMEKIEIPSVFTSYYASQILRSIIIPEKGAFVILKPEFSFPLSYYLIPFTGVVGIIILVMVIILIVRCMQHRKRLQKNRLSKQQLKKIPTHKFVKGDSYDVCAICLDEYEEGDKLRVLPCSHAYHCRCVDPWLTQTKKTCPVCKQRVTRPDPESSDSDREEEEEEADSERTPLLRPPAASSPPHTYSSTVTTSAQCLQPDEPPLGGDQHHSPVQDSEEDTDDDGDTTALMGRGALRV